The Thalassoroseus pseudoceratinae genome has a segment encoding these proteins:
- a CDS encoding class I SAM-dependent methyltransferase, whose product MTEKPRDWDKRYRTGDMPWDSGLPSRELLRVLDEQAIPPGSALELGCGTGTNAVALAERGFHVTAVDLSPTALEFAQKKADANGVSVNWQCGDITDLSFVETPFDFLFDRGCYHCVRKIDLPGFQETVLSACRQGTQLLMITGNSNAPGSGGPPRLSADEIRTDWSEWFDIGFLREIHLEDAGGVEGPLAWSCLMTRNAAPKRSQ is encoded by the coding sequence ATGACCGAAAAACCACGAGATTGGGACAAACGTTACCGAACAGGAGACATGCCCTGGGATTCTGGGTTGCCTTCACGTGAACTCCTGCGGGTTCTTGATGAACAAGCGATTCCACCGGGATCGGCCCTCGAACTCGGCTGCGGAACCGGCACCAACGCCGTTGCATTGGCAGAACGTGGATTCCACGTGACGGCTGTCGATCTATCGCCAACAGCCTTGGAATTTGCTCAAAAGAAAGCGGATGCCAATGGTGTGTCGGTCAACTGGCAGTGCGGTGACATCACCGACCTTTCCTTTGTGGAAACTCCTTTTGATTTCCTGTTCGATCGGGGATGCTACCACTGTGTCCGGAAGATTGATCTGCCGGGATTTCAGGAAACCGTCCTGTCTGCCTGTCGTCAGGGAACTCAATTGTTAATGATCACGGGGAACTCCAACGCTCCCGGTTCGGGTGGACCGCCCCGTTTGTCGGCTGATGAAATTCGCACGGACTGGTCCGAGTGGTTCGATATCGGTTTTTTGCGGGAAATTCATCTCGAAGATGCGGGTGGTGTTGAGGGACCGTTGGCGTGGTCTTGTTTGATGACGCGAAACGCAGCCCCCAAGCGTTCCCAATAA
- a CDS encoding amidohydrolase: protein MADDGTSSQSVFDGRVVDRCEQIMAHLWMVRTFVKHSDEVEDFPELMMTARTIFDTALALETRIEDPAKYQHMLRKKIGKLRAAAEQFKIDAPQASLHTNFKMAVISFDAGVGELEAILAQASA from the coding sequence ATGGCGGACGACGGAACCTCATCGCAAAGTGTTTTCGACGGTCGCGTCGTGGACCGATGTGAGCAAATTATGGCTCACCTGTGGATGGTGCGGACGTTCGTCAAACACAGCGACGAAGTGGAAGACTTCCCGGAATTGATGATGACCGCCCGAACGATTTTCGATACCGCGCTCGCGTTGGAAACACGGATCGAAGACCCGGCCAAGTATCAGCACATGCTGCGGAAAAAAATCGGTAAACTTCGGGCAGCCGCCGAACAATTCAAAATCGACGCCCCGCAGGCATCACTCCATACAAACTTCAAGATGGCCGTCATCTCGTTCGATGCGGGAGTCGGAGAATTGGAAGCGATTCTTGCCCAGGCGTCTGCGTGA
- a CDS encoding acetyl-CoA carboxylase carboxyltransferase subunit alpha — protein sequence MAPINILPFERPIYELEQQLEILENQPDPTPGTKDAIRNMRVEIARMKREIFENLDPAEVCLVSRHGNRPQTLDYLELVFDEFVELHGDKAFGDDRAIVTGFAKLDDHKVLLVGQQKGRTLKERNQCYYGCAHPEGYRKALSKMQLAAKFQVPIICLIDTPGAYPGVDAEERGISYNIALNLREMSMLNTPIVCVVIGEGGSGGALGIGIGDHIAVLQFAYYSVISPEGCAGILWKGVEHKDKAAKALRFTAPDLAQLGVIDEVISEPLGGAHRDHRAMATMLRGSLNAALKELYTIPKDELLNRRYEKFRRFGVFEEGGDPAAA from the coding sequence ATGGCTCCTATCAACATCCTGCCTTTTGAGCGTCCCATTTACGAGTTGGAACAACAGCTCGAAATTCTCGAAAATCAGCCTGATCCCACGCCTGGCACGAAAGACGCCATCCGCAACATGCGGGTCGAAATCGCTCGGATGAAACGAGAGATCTTCGAGAACCTCGATCCGGCAGAGGTTTGTTTGGTTTCGCGTCATGGGAACCGTCCGCAAACTTTGGACTATCTGGAGTTGGTTTTCGACGAGTTCGTGGAGCTTCACGGCGATAAAGCGTTCGGCGACGATCGGGCAATCGTGACCGGTTTCGCCAAGTTGGATGACCACAAAGTTCTTCTCGTCGGCCAACAAAAAGGCCGTACGCTGAAGGAACGGAATCAGTGCTACTACGGCTGTGCCCATCCGGAGGGGTATCGCAAAGCACTGTCCAAAATGCAGTTGGCGGCGAAGTTTCAAGTGCCGATCATCTGTCTGATTGATACACCCGGTGCTTATCCAGGTGTGGACGCCGAGGAACGCGGTATTTCCTACAACATCGCGTTGAACCTGCGAGAAATGTCGATGCTCAACACGCCGATCGTGTGCGTGGTGATCGGCGAAGGTGGGTCGGGCGGTGCATTGGGGATCGGCATTGGCGATCATATCGCTGTCTTGCAGTTCGCGTATTATTCAGTGATTAGCCCAGAAGGCTGTGCCGGTATTCTTTGGAAAGGCGTTGAACACAAAGACAAAGCCGCCAAAGCTCTCCGGTTCACGGCTCCCGATCTTGCACAGCTTGGCGTGATCGACGAAGTCATCTCCGAGCCATTGGGCGGAGCACACCGCGATCACCGGGCGATGGCCACCATGTTGCGGGGATCACTGAACGCCGCACTCAAAGAGTTGTACACGATCCCCAAAGACGAACTGCTCAATCGCCGATACGAGAAGTTCCGCCGATTCGGTGTTTTCGAAGAAGGTGGAGACCCGGCCGCGGCGTAG
- a CDS encoding YdcF family protein, translating to MGGFETSRIGVTEPTHQIIGPDRSNGMESEALPVESSDTPIAPAPAWLAVSRGVALFLGTMAWLNLLGDFRQVGPHATFWWMDGVIVARPIARAGLSLAAMLLIGFAVAPRFPLPMRLLTICGLLIVFAFALERTFQHYRITASPLQPNRVLFPLSLQMAAYAATVLAGLLAGRRVVGRPWRDGGIAAFAVCVCFAGFPLAQMHCVGACPSDNSADVIVVLGFQDDWHALPSHELDRRLNMANEMVGHQPGLQVVLCRSQQSSPKPDVLTLTRADEESSVRQFVGNSLETSLESAIYYANEQNFRRLAVVTDAYSLPRAKLRLQQAGFTVLPVPLHRTTHQVRWRHVMHEVAALWWWYLRPLG from the coding sequence ATGGGTGGATTCGAAACGTCACGGATTGGCGTCACCGAACCCACCCATCAAATCATTGGACCGGATCGGTCGAACGGAATGGAATCCGAAGCCCTCCCAGTTGAATCGTCAGATACTCCGATTGCACCAGCTCCTGCGTGGTTGGCCGTCTCACGGGGTGTGGCGCTATTCTTGGGTACAATGGCTTGGCTCAACTTGCTAGGGGACTTTCGCCAAGTTGGTCCGCATGCAACATTCTGGTGGATGGACGGCGTTATTGTCGCCCGCCCAATCGCACGAGCTGGCCTGTCGCTTGCGGCGATGCTCCTGATCGGGTTCGCCGTTGCCCCACGGTTTCCACTTCCCATGCGTCTACTGACGATCTGTGGATTGCTGATCGTCTTCGCGTTCGCGTTGGAACGGACCTTCCAACACTACCGAATTACTGCGTCTCCGTTACAACCCAACCGCGTCCTGTTTCCGCTCTCCCTGCAAATGGCCGCCTACGCTGCAACCGTTCTGGCCGGATTGTTGGCTGGTCGGCGAGTTGTCGGGCGTCCTTGGAGAGACGGGGGTATCGCAGCATTCGCGGTCTGTGTGTGCTTTGCAGGCTTCCCGCTCGCTCAGATGCACTGCGTTGGGGCATGTCCGTCAGATAATTCAGCGGATGTGATCGTCGTGCTCGGGTTCCAAGATGACTGGCACGCACTGCCATCCCATGAATTGGACCGTCGGCTGAATATGGCGAACGAGATGGTCGGGCATCAACCGGGATTGCAGGTGGTTCTTTGCCGATCCCAGCAATCATCGCCGAAGCCCGATGTTCTTACGCTCACACGCGCTGACGAGGAATCATCGGTGCGACAGTTCGTCGGCAACTCGCTTGAGACCTCGCTCGAATCCGCGATTTATTATGCAAACGAGCAGAACTTCCGCCGGCTTGCGGTTGTCACGGATGCGTACAGCCTTCCACGCGCCAAACTACGATTGCAACAAGCTGGTTTCACCGTGTTGCCAGTACCACTGCACAGAACCACTCACCAGGTTCGTTGGCGACACGTCATGCACGAAGTCGCCGCCTTGTGGTGGTGGTACCTGCGTCCGCTTGGTTAG
- a CDS encoding adenine phosphoribosyltransferase, which translates to MSDPHDLKASIRTIPDFPKPGIQFRDITTLLASPKAFQRTIDQFAERFENQGVTAIIAAEARGFIFAAPLALRLNARFIPVRKPGKLPFEVHSFQYQLEYGTDALEMHTDALSATDRVLMVDDLLATGGTMEACMRITEKLGANIVGAAFVIELPFLNGRQRLEPHDVYSLVQYSAEE; encoded by the coding sequence ATGAGTGACCCCCACGACTTGAAAGCCAGCATCCGGACGATTCCCGATTTCCCCAAACCAGGTATTCAATTTCGCGATATCACGACACTTTTGGCATCTCCGAAGGCGTTTCAACGAACAATCGACCAGTTCGCCGAACGATTCGAGAATCAGGGCGTGACCGCGATCATCGCCGCTGAGGCCCGAGGGTTCATTTTCGCGGCCCCATTGGCACTCCGTTTGAATGCCCGTTTCATCCCGGTGCGGAAACCCGGCAAATTGCCATTCGAGGTCCACTCGTTCCAATATCAACTGGAATACGGCACCGACGCCCTGGAGATGCACACAGATGCGTTGTCAGCCACCGATCGCGTGCTGATGGTCGATGATTTGCTCGCCACCGGTGGAACCATGGAAGCGTGCATGCGGATCACCGAGAAACTTGGGGCGAATATCGTCGGCGCGGCCTTCGTGATCGAACTTCCATTCCTGAACGGACGCCAACGCTTGGAACCGCATGACGTGTATTCACTCGTTCAATATTCGGCGGAGGAATAA